One region of Hymenobacter sediminicola genomic DNA includes:
- a CDS encoding Lrp/AsnC ligand binding domain-containing protein has product MAKNYELDDTDRKILDLLIQDAKTPYTEIARKVHVSGGTVHVRMARLEELGIVKGATLKIDYQKLGFGVNAFLGIYLLKSSVYASVAEQLRAIPEVVSIHFTTGAYGIFARLVCRDTQHLRDVLHDQMQPIEGIERTETLIVLEETLNRPIQLL; this is encoded by the coding sequence ATGGCCAAGAATTACGAACTTGACGACACCGACCGCAAAATCTTGGACCTCCTGATCCAAGACGCCAAGACGCCTTACACTGAAATTGCCCGGAAGGTGCATGTCTCCGGTGGCACGGTACACGTCCGGATGGCACGTCTCGAAGAACTAGGAATCGTGAAAGGTGCCACGCTGAAAATCGATTACCAGAAGCTGGGTTTTGGAGTAAATGCCTTTTTAGGCATCTATCTGCTCAAGAGTTCTGTGTATGCCAGTGTAGCGGAGCAGTTGCGCGCTATTCCTGAGGTGGTTAGCATTCATTTCACTACCGGCGCCTACGGAATTTTTGCGCGCCTCGTATGCCGTGATACGCAACACCTGCGCGACGTGCTACACGACCAGATGCAGCCGATAGAAGGTATTGAGCGCACAGAAACGCTTATTGTACTGGAAGAAACTCTCAACCGGCCTATCCAGCTGCTGTAA
- a CDS encoding energy transducer TonB encodes MLLALPLAGAAQSMPAVYLNSRDEATVPDSATHYRVIDHKNELLGTYAMREYSLNGTLLLRGTLASIEPVVRTGVLTWYHPNGPKAAQVHYRNDEADGMYVAWYEDGRVSQRGEYADGQRVGTWISVHRNGQKRSKGSYVGGKPVGEWRYFYDNGQLSAIELPSREKGPALAFFNEDGSPYVSKLHKRELPLFPGGEAAMLNYIAHNTAYPRNTRRKGITGKVYVNYTVDEKGEVGQVRVVQGLSPEADLEARRVVASLPAFQPGREYNVPTAMTFTVPIHFSPSFSLFNGVRPPQVPPTEARAACPDEMY; translated from the coding sequence ATGTTACTAGCGCTTCCGCTGGCTGGTGCGGCCCAAAGCATGCCGGCCGTCTACCTCAACAGTAGAGACGAAGCTACCGTACCGGACAGTGCCACGCATTACCGGGTTATCGACCATAAAAACGAGCTGCTTGGAACCTACGCAATGCGTGAATACTCTCTGAATGGAACGTTGCTGCTACGCGGTACGCTGGCCTCCATTGAGCCGGTCGTGCGGACCGGTGTCCTAACCTGGTACCATCCCAACGGACCCAAGGCAGCTCAGGTCCATTATCGCAACGACGAAGCCGATGGGATGTATGTGGCCTGGTACGAAGATGGCCGCGTGAGCCAGCGCGGCGAATACGCCGACGGACAACGGGTGGGAACTTGGATCAGCGTGCACCGCAACGGCCAAAAACGCTCGAAAGGCAGCTATGTAGGTGGTAAGCCAGTGGGTGAGTGGCGCTATTTCTACGATAATGGCCAGCTAAGCGCTATTGAACTCCCTAGCCGGGAGAAGGGGCCAGCTCTGGCATTCTTCAACGAAGACGGCTCCCCGTATGTGAGCAAGCTGCACAAGCGGGAACTGCCGCTGTTTCCGGGCGGCGAGGCTGCCATGCTCAATTATATTGCGCACAACACGGCGTACCCGCGCAATACGCGCCGCAAGGGTATCACCGGCAAGGTGTATGTAAACTATACCGTGGACGAAAAAGGCGAGGTAGGGCAGGTGCGGGTAGTGCAGGGCCTGTCGCCTGAAGCCGACCTGGAGGCTCGGCGGGTGGTAGCTAGCTTGCCTGCATTTCAGCCGGGCCGCGAATACAACGTGCCTACCGCCATGACCTTTACCGTGCCCATCCATTTCTCGCCTAGCTTCTCGCTGTTCAATGGTGTGCGGCCGCCGCAAGTGCCTCCCACGGAAGCTCGCGCCGCCTGCCCCGACGAAATGTATTAG
- the trxA gene encoding thioredoxin: MGHKAIEITDANFDQIINSDKPVLVDFWAEWCGPCRMVGPVVEELAGEYEGKAVIGKVDVDSNPQTSAKFGIRSIPTLLVFKNGQVVDKQVGAVPKHVLAQKLDAQVTA; encoded by the coding sequence ATGGGACATAAAGCCATCGAAATTACCGATGCTAACTTCGACCAGATCATCAACTCCGACAAACCCGTGCTCGTGGATTTCTGGGCCGAATGGTGCGGCCCGTGCCGCATGGTGGGTCCGGTAGTTGAGGAGCTGGCCGGCGAATATGAAGGCAAAGCTGTTATCGGCAAAGTCGACGTAGACTCCAACCCGCAGACCTCGGCCAAATTCGGCATCCGCAGCATTCCTACGCTGCTCGTGTTCAAAAACGGCCAAGTAGTTGACAAGCAGGTTGGCGCTGTGCCGAAGCACGTATTGGCCCAAAAGCTAGACGCGCAGGTAACTGCCTAA
- a CDS encoding TIGR01777 family oxidoreductase, which yields MERLKLILAGGNGFLGQHLARHFTHLGYEVVTLGRSAKPGTVHWNGRTLGPWAAELEGAAVLINLAGRTVDCRYNATNKYAIIRSRTESTRVLAEAVAACRNPPAVWLNSSTATIYQHTEDEQPANTEATGQLGRTFSEMVAQQWEAEFNLAYVPHTRRVALRTAIVLGADGGALPVMARLARLGLSTQQGNGCQWVSWLHIQDFCRAVEFLVARPQLKGVFNLCAPTPLPNAALMQLLDAHYRPRWHLPQPRWLLEIGAFLLRTETELILKSRKVVPQRLLEAGFRFQFPSCEAALTDLLPRLS from the coding sequence ATGGAACGGCTCAAACTAATTCTGGCGGGTGGTAATGGATTTCTGGGCCAGCACTTGGCGCGGCACTTCACCCACTTAGGCTACGAGGTAGTAACCTTAGGCCGGTCGGCCAAACCAGGAACGGTGCACTGGAACGGCCGCACGTTGGGTCCTTGGGCCGCTGAACTGGAAGGTGCCGCGGTGCTGATAAACCTGGCCGGCCGCACCGTCGACTGCCGCTACAACGCCACCAACAAATACGCCATCATCCGCAGCCGTACTGAAAGCACCCGCGTGCTGGCCGAAGCCGTAGCTGCCTGCCGCAACCCGCCGGCTGTGTGGCTGAACTCCTCCACGGCCACTATCTATCAACATACCGAAGATGAGCAGCCCGCCAATACGGAAGCTACAGGCCAACTCGGCCGTACGTTCTCCGAAATGGTGGCCCAGCAGTGGGAAGCTGAGTTTAATCTGGCCTACGTGCCCCATACCCGGCGTGTGGCGCTCCGCACAGCCATTGTGCTGGGTGCCGATGGAGGCGCACTGCCCGTCATGGCCCGCCTGGCGCGGCTGGGTCTGAGCACCCAGCAGGGCAACGGCTGCCAGTGGGTGAGTTGGCTGCACATCCAGGATTTCTGCCGGGCCGTGGAGTTTCTAGTAGCGCGGCCGCAGCTGAAAGGCGTGTTCAACCTGTGTGCGCCCACGCCTCTGCCTAATGCCGCGCTAATGCAGTTGCTGGACGCGCACTACCGCCCACGTTGGCACCTGCCGCAGCCACGCTGGCTGCTCGAAATTGGGGCCTTCCTGCTGCGTACCGAAACCGAGCTGATTCTGAAAAGCCGCAAGGTGGTGCCCCAGCGGCTGCTAGAAGCGGGCTTCCGGTTTCAGTTCCCCTCCTGTGAAGCTGCCCTCACCGACCTGTTACCTCGGCTATCCTGA
- a CDS encoding GbsR/MarR family transcriptional regulator codes for MQLDEAKSKFIEGWGTLGSAWGVSRTMAQVHALLLVSPGALSTEDIMEQLQISRGNVNLNVRALMDWGIVRKELRPGERREFFSAEKDIHKTATLILKERRKRELEPILRVLSEISHVEPSSTSTPEETAAFTQMIGSVQNFADFANRAASTLIKADENWFLSTFMKLMRPG; via the coding sequence ATGCAACTCGACGAAGCCAAGAGCAAGTTCATTGAAGGCTGGGGCACGCTGGGCTCGGCCTGGGGCGTAAGCCGCACAATGGCGCAGGTGCACGCGCTGTTGCTGGTGTCGCCGGGCGCGCTCAGCACCGAGGACATCATGGAGCAGTTGCAGATTTCGCGGGGCAACGTGAACCTCAACGTACGCGCCCTCATGGACTGGGGTATCGTGCGCAAGGAACTGCGGCCCGGCGAACGGCGCGAGTTTTTCTCGGCTGAGAAGGACATCCACAAAACGGCTACGCTCATCCTGAAAGAGCGCCGTAAGCGCGAACTGGAGCCTATTCTGCGCGTGCTGAGTGAAATCAGCCATGTAGAGCCTTCATCTACTTCTACGCCCGAGGAGACGGCAGCTTTCACGCAGATGATTGGCAGCGTCCAGAATTTTGCTGACTTCGCCAACCGGGCTGCATCTACGCTTATCAAAGCCGATGAAAACTGGTTCCTGAGCACCTTCATGAAACTCATGCGGCCGGGCTGA
- the dnaE gene encoding DNA polymerase III subunit alpha codes for MPVFSHLHSHTQYSLLDGQASISALMKKAQADGMPAVALTDHGNMFGAFNFVAEANKYNVKPIVGCEFYMVEDRHKKAFSREKGERDKRYHQLLLAKDQAGYHNLSKLCSMSFIEGVYSKFPRIDKELLLKYHKGLIATSCCIGAEIPQAILFQSEAKAEELLKWWLDVFEDDYYIEIQRHGLMNFDGTGKSQEDVNQVLLNLARKYNVKVICTNDSHYVEQTDFAPHDILLCVNTGEEHSIPVGDFQTQYFRLISQDNKVHYDHLDNLRHLSGQDATIRRQLQRIDEEAQSPKPRARFGFANDQFYFKNQAEMNALFADVPESVDNTNEIVDKITPPVLQRDILLPNFPLPPEHPTADAFLRHLTFKGAFEGPKARYSERTPEIEERLDYELRVIETMGFAGYFLITQDFINHGRNNGVAIGPGRGSAAGSAVAYCIGITNIDPIKYSLLFERFLNPERVSMPDIDIDFDDVNRQRVIDYVVDKYGKTQVAQIITFGTMAAKSSIKDVSRAMELPLPVANDLVKMVPEQVGTTLAKAFAENQELDMIRRDDAPDNLRGQILRLAEKLEGSVRNTGIHAAGVIIAPDDITKYIPVSTSKDSDLLITQFDGKVIESAGMLKMDFLGLKTLTIIVDAINLIEKNHGVKIDIDEIPIDDQKTYELYQRGDTIGTFQFESEGMRMYLKDLKPTNIEDLIAMNALYRPGPMQFIPNFINRKHGRETVDYPHELLEPILNYSQGIMVYQEQIMQTAQILAGYSLGGADLLRRAMGKKDMKKMALEREKFCAGAEKLHGIKAKKANEVFDVMEKFAAYGFNRSHSAAYSVVAYQTGYLKAHYPAEYMAAVLTNNMGDIKKVTFFIEEARKQGVAVLGPDVNESILKFNVNAQGQIRFGMAAMKGSGEAAVEEIVQERDKNGPYGDIFDFARRVNLRAVNKKTFESMAQAGAFDSFERYHRRQFLEAPGGDQNLIEKAMKVGQQHQAAKESAQQSLFGGGGGEMAIPMPKIHDLEPWSPTEKLRREKEIVGFYLSGHPLDDFKLEIDSYCTCGLDKIENYKNRDVTVAGLISNVLFKTTKTGQPFVSFNVEDYDSSLNLALFRDDYTKFSSIINPRNYDKEQVPPMFIRGKYAQRFRDSDQFEFKIMTMEPLFNVAEKLANGVRVQLDLRTITEPFMDRFMEAVEGCSGSKKLEIKFAEPHEHLAVDTYSRRYRIEPKEFIRKMREMEIDACQLI; via the coding sequence ATGCCCGTTTTCTCGCACCTCCACTCGCACACCCAATATTCTCTGCTTGATGGTCAGGCCAGCATTTCGGCCCTGATGAAGAAGGCTCAGGCCGATGGGATGCCGGCCGTAGCCCTCACCGACCACGGCAACATGTTCGGGGCGTTCAACTTTGTGGCCGAGGCCAACAAGTACAACGTGAAGCCGATTGTGGGCTGCGAGTTCTACATGGTGGAGGACCGCCACAAAAAGGCCTTCAGCCGCGAAAAGGGCGAGCGGGACAAGCGCTACCATCAGCTGCTGCTGGCCAAGGACCAGGCCGGCTACCACAACCTGAGCAAGCTCTGCTCGATGAGCTTTATCGAGGGCGTGTACAGCAAGTTCCCGCGCATCGACAAGGAACTGCTGCTCAAGTACCACAAGGGCCTGATTGCCACCTCCTGCTGCATTGGCGCAGAAATTCCGCAGGCCATCCTGTTCCAGAGTGAGGCCAAGGCCGAGGAGCTGCTCAAGTGGTGGCTCGACGTGTTCGAGGACGACTACTACATCGAAATTCAGCGGCACGGGCTGATGAACTTCGACGGCACCGGCAAAAGCCAGGAAGATGTAAACCAGGTGCTGCTGAACCTGGCCCGCAAGTACAACGTCAAGGTCATCTGCACCAACGACTCGCACTACGTGGAGCAGACTGACTTCGCGCCCCACGATATTCTGCTCTGCGTGAATACTGGCGAGGAGCACAGCATCCCGGTCGGCGACTTCCAGACCCAGTATTTCCGCCTGATTTCCCAGGACAACAAGGTTCACTACGACCACCTCGACAACCTGCGCCACCTTTCCGGCCAGGATGCCACCATCCGCCGCCAGCTGCAGCGCATCGACGAGGAGGCCCAAAGCCCCAAGCCCCGGGCCCGCTTCGGTTTCGCCAACGACCAATTCTACTTCAAAAACCAGGCGGAGATGAACGCGCTGTTCGCCGACGTGCCGGAAAGCGTGGACAACACGAACGAAATCGTGGACAAAATTACGCCGCCAGTCCTGCAGCGTGATATTCTGCTACCCAATTTCCCCCTGCCCCCGGAGCACCCTACGGCTGATGCTTTCCTGCGCCACCTCACCTTCAAAGGAGCGTTTGAAGGGCCGAAAGCCCGCTACTCTGAGCGCACCCCCGAAATTGAGGAGCGCCTGGACTACGAACTGCGCGTGATTGAGACGATGGGCTTTGCGGGCTACTTCCTCATCACGCAGGATTTCATTAACCACGGCCGCAACAATGGCGTGGCCATCGGGCCGGGCCGGGGCTCGGCGGCGGGCTCGGCGGTGGCCTACTGCATCGGCATCACCAACATTGACCCGATTAAGTACTCGCTGCTGTTCGAGCGTTTCCTGAACCCGGAGCGGGTGTCGATGCCCGATATCGACATTGACTTCGACGACGTGAACCGCCAGCGAGTCATTGATTATGTGGTAGATAAGTACGGCAAAACCCAGGTAGCCCAGATTATCACCTTCGGTACGATGGCCGCCAAATCGTCGATTAAGGACGTTTCGCGGGCTATGGAGCTGCCGCTGCCAGTGGCCAACGACTTGGTGAAGATGGTACCGGAGCAGGTGGGCACGACCCTGGCCAAGGCCTTTGCCGAAAACCAGGAGTTGGACATGATCCGGCGCGATGACGCGCCCGACAACCTGCGCGGGCAGATTCTGCGCCTGGCCGAGAAGTTAGAAGGCTCAGTGCGCAACACCGGCATCCACGCCGCCGGCGTCATCATTGCCCCCGACGACATCACCAAGTACATCCCCGTTTCCACTTCCAAGGATTCGGACCTGCTCATCACGCAGTTCGATGGCAAGGTGATTGAGAGTGCTGGCATGCTCAAAATGGACTTTCTGGGCCTCAAAACCCTGACCATCATCGTCGATGCCATCAACCTGATTGAGAAAAACCACGGAGTCAAAATCGACATCGACGAAATTCCGATTGACGACCAGAAAACCTACGAACTCTACCAGCGCGGCGACACCATCGGCACGTTCCAGTTCGAGAGCGAGGGTATGCGCATGTACCTCAAGGACCTCAAACCGACCAACATCGAGGACCTGATTGCCATGAACGCCCTGTACCGCCCAGGCCCGATGCAGTTCATTCCAAACTTCATCAACCGCAAGCACGGCCGCGAGACGGTGGACTACCCCCACGAGCTGTTGGAGCCCATTCTGAACTACTCGCAGGGTATCATGGTGTACCAGGAGCAGATCATGCAAACGGCCCAGATCCTGGCCGGCTACTCGCTCGGCGGCGCCGATTTGCTGCGCCGGGCCATGGGCAAAAAGGACATGAAGAAGATGGCCCTGGAGCGGGAGAAGTTCTGCGCGGGCGCTGAGAAGCTGCACGGCATCAAGGCCAAAAAGGCCAACGAGGTGTTCGATGTGATGGAGAAGTTTGCGGCCTACGGCTTCAACCGCTCCCACTCCGCGGCCTACTCGGTGGTAGCCTACCAGACCGGCTACCTCAAGGCCCACTACCCCGCCGAGTACATGGCCGCCGTGCTCACCAACAACATGGGCGACATCAAGAAGGTAACCTTCTTCATTGAGGAAGCCCGCAAGCAGGGCGTGGCTGTGTTGGGCCCCGACGTGAACGAATCCATCCTGAAGTTCAACGTAAACGCCCAGGGCCAGATCCGCTTCGGCATGGCCGCTATGAAGGGCTCGGGCGAGGCAGCCGTGGAGGAAATCGTGCAGGAGCGCGACAAAAACGGCCCCTACGGCGACATCTTCGACTTTGCCCGGCGCGTGAACCTGCGGGCCGTAAACAAGAAAACCTTCGAGAGCATGGCCCAGGCCGGCGCCTTCGATTCGTTTGAGCGTTACCACCGCCGCCAGTTTCTGGAAGCACCAGGTGGTGACCAGAACCTCATTGAAAAGGCCATGAAGGTGGGCCAGCAGCACCAGGCTGCCAAGGAATCGGCTCAGCAGAGCCTGTTTGGCGGCGGCGGCGGCGAAATGGCCATTCCGATGCCCAAGATTCACGACCTGGAGCCCTGGAGCCCGACCGAGAAGCTGCGCCGGGAAAAGGAAATTGTGGGCTTCTACCTCTCCGGTCACCCGCTCGACGACTTCAAGCTCGAAATCGACTCCTACTGCACCTGCGGGCTCGATAAGATAGAGAATTACAAAAACCGCGACGTAACGGTAGCCGGCCTGATTTCCAACGTGCTGTTTAAGACTACCAAGACCGGGCAGCCCTTTGTGTCATTCAACGTGGAAGACTACGACTCGTCGCTTAACCTAGCCTTGTTCCGCGACGACTACACTAAGTTTTCCAGCATTATCAACCCCCGCAACTACGACAAGGAGCAAGTGCCACCCATGTTCATCCGCGGCAAGTATGCTCAGCGCTTCCGCGACTCCGACCAGTTCGAGTTCAAGATCATGACCATGGAGCCTCTGTTCAACGTGGCCGAGAAGCTCGCCAACGGCGTGCGCGTGCAGCTGGATCTGCGCACCATCACGGAGCCCTTCATGGACCGTTTTATGGAAGCCGTGGAAGGCTGCTCAGGCTCCAAAAAGCTGGAAATCAAGTTCGCCGAGCCCCACGAGCACCTGGCCGTGGACACCTACTCCCGCCGCTACCGCATCGAGCCCAAGGAGTTCATCCGCAAAATGCGCGAAATGGAAATCGACGCCTGCCAGCTGATTTAG
- a CDS encoding fatty acid desaturase family protein, with amino-acid sequence MKYLVALTDPVYDQTVATTRVGQYLLRFIQDKRDLPFVYLILEISLTLLPLIGLLFVPGLHNGLWWAVFGVYIFLTTFYFKGPFGLMLHCTSHRILFKKKYGYLNHYIPWVIGPFFGQTPETYFTHHMGMHHPENNLPDDESSTMYYQRDSVVSFGHYLADFFLLGIPKLVAYLGRTRKNTFRFRLLRGETAYLVVCIGLAFVNLPAVLGVLVLPVLVTRAVMMLGNWSQHAFIDAADPANCYTNSVTCINTKYNHKCWNDGYHISHHLKPAMHWTEHPLHFQKNLAQYAEQGSVVFEGIHFLHIFAFLMMRRYDLLARHFVNLDNRHATETEVVAFLKSRTRRIARLPEPVLVAA; translated from the coding sequence ATGAAATATTTGGTAGCCCTCACTGATCCGGTCTACGACCAGACCGTTGCCACAACCCGAGTAGGTCAGTACCTGCTCCGGTTTATCCAGGACAAGCGCGACCTGCCGTTTGTGTACCTAATTCTGGAAATTTCGCTCACGCTGCTGCCGCTAATAGGGCTGCTGTTTGTGCCAGGACTGCACAACGGACTGTGGTGGGCGGTATTTGGGGTGTATATATTCCTGACTACATTTTACTTCAAAGGGCCGTTTGGGCTGATGCTGCACTGCACCAGCCACCGCATTCTGTTCAAGAAGAAGTATGGATACCTCAACCACTACATTCCGTGGGTAATCGGGCCGTTTTTTGGGCAGACGCCGGAGACGTACTTCACCCACCATATGGGCATGCACCACCCCGAAAACAACCTGCCCGACGACGAAAGCTCCACTATGTACTACCAGCGCGACTCGGTGGTCAGCTTCGGACACTACCTCGCCGATTTTTTTCTGCTGGGCATTCCGAAGCTCGTAGCCTACCTGGGGCGCACCCGCAAGAACACGTTTCGCTTCCGGCTGCTGCGTGGTGAGACGGCCTATCTGGTGGTTTGTATTGGGCTGGCTTTCGTGAACCTGCCGGCGGTGCTAGGGGTGCTGGTGCTGCCGGTGCTCGTAACGCGGGCCGTGATGATGCTTGGCAACTGGAGCCAGCACGCTTTCATTGATGCCGCCGACCCGGCCAATTGCTACACCAACAGCGTGACATGTATCAACACCAAATACAACCACAAGTGCTGGAACGACGGCTACCACATCAGCCACCACCTGAAACCTGCCATGCACTGGACCGAGCACCCGCTGCATTTCCAGAAAAACCTGGCACAGTATGCGGAGCAGGGTTCCGTCGTGTTCGAGGGCATCCACTTTCTGCACATTTTCGCGTTTCTGATGATGCGCCGCTACGACCTGCTGGCCCGTCACTTCGTGAACCTGGACAACCGCCACGCCACCGAAACGGAAGTTGTGGCCTTTCTCAAGTCGCGCACTAGGCGTATTGCGCGGTTGCCGGAACCGGTGTTGGTGGCTGCCTGA
- a CDS encoding LysM peptidoglycan-binding domain-containing protein, producing MRFFFRVLSLGSLLLPLSLVGRAQQAPVGSGPALSEDSVRVMSGLVQTSVRQLRAIYNEPDDTRATQLIETALQEMPAYNQRLSHYTASLPREQQQQLAQRLRQQPWQVELQTLMRSPQYRSFNARTAKNPALKAAAERLQKSGFVGTTKPGIAVAATAPAAKPVAASATPIATLLPAKPTESASSIKRQHTVVKGETLFGIARHYKVKPADIQAWNSKPDNSVRIGEVLTIQQTN from the coding sequence ATGCGCTTTTTCTTTCGCGTTTTGTCGCTGGGCAGCCTGTTGCTGCCACTTTCTTTGGTTGGTCGGGCGCAGCAGGCGCCGGTGGGCAGTGGGCCGGCTCTGTCAGAAGATTCGGTGCGGGTAATGTCGGGGCTGGTACAGACCAGTGTGCGGCAGTTGCGCGCCATCTATAATGAGCCTGATGATACGCGCGCCACGCAGCTCATCGAAACGGCCCTGCAGGAGATGCCCGCCTACAACCAGCGCCTGAGCCATTACACGGCCAGCCTACCCCGGGAGCAGCAGCAGCAACTGGCCCAGCGCCTGCGCCAGCAACCCTGGCAGGTAGAGCTACAAACCCTGATGCGCAGCCCGCAGTACCGTAGCTTCAACGCCCGCACCGCCAAAAACCCTGCCCTCAAGGCCGCCGCCGAACGGCTGCAGAAATCTGGTTTCGTGGGCACCACCAAACCGGGCATTGCGGTAGCCGCTACTGCCCCGGCCGCCAAACCAGTAGCTGCATCAGCTACTCCGATTGCCACGCTGCTGCCAGCCAAACCCACTGAGTCGGCTTCGAGCATCAAGCGGCAGCATACGGTAGTGAAGGGCGAAACGCTCTTCGGTATTGCCCGCCACTACAAGGTGAAACCGGCCGACATTCAGGCCTGGAACAGCAAGCCCGACAACAGTGTGCGCATTGGGGAAGTGCTTACTATTCAGCAAACCAACTAG